In Pectobacterium aroidearum, the following are encoded in one genomic region:
- the odhB gene encoding 2-oxoglutarate dehydrogenase complex dihydrolipoyllysine-residue succinyltransferase, with protein MIEINVPQLPESVTEGVLATWCKQAGDIVKRDDVVAELETDKVILEIPAPADGQLSEQLIAEGESVTSGQLLARIIPQNTAPSPTPEIPTETPIAMPAARKEAIRQDIDLAQVTGTGRHNRIIKEDVLTQARRTRAPTDTLPTDTAVPILAPPTDTVATTTIPEKKPTDNRQERREPMSRLRTRIAERLLASQRENAILTTFNEVNMQEIITLRNTYKARFEKQHGVKLGFMSFFVKATSHALRQFPIVNAAIDGQNIIWRDYCDIGIAVSSARGLMVPILRNAELLSLAEIERQINEYAELARAGKLPLEALQGGTFSITNGGTFGSMMSTPIINPPQSAILGMHAITPRPVAENDCVVIRPMMYLALSYDHRLIDGQEAVQTLATIKRLLEAPAQLLLDI; from the coding sequence ATGATAGAAATCAATGTCCCACAACTACCAGAATCCGTCACTGAAGGTGTTCTGGCAACGTGGTGCAAACAGGCTGGTGATATCGTCAAACGCGATGATGTTGTTGCTGAACTGGAAACCGACAAGGTCATACTGGAAATTCCCGCGCCAGCCGACGGCCAGTTATCCGAACAGCTCATCGCCGAAGGCGAGAGCGTTACATCAGGCCAGCTACTGGCGCGGATCATTCCCCAGAACACCGCCCCTTCCCCCACACCAGAAATTCCAACCGAAACGCCGATTGCCATGCCTGCTGCCCGCAAAGAGGCAATCCGTCAGGATATCGATCTGGCGCAGGTTACGGGCACCGGACGCCATAACAGAATAATAAAAGAGGATGTTCTGACGCAGGCTCGCCGTACCCGCGCACCAACGGACACGCTTCCCACCGACACAGCCGTGCCAATACTCGCTCCCCCTACAGATACAGTAGCAACAACCACAATACCGGAGAAAAAACCGACGGATAACCGACAAGAACGCCGCGAACCAATGAGTCGTCTACGAACACGGATCGCCGAGCGTTTACTCGCTTCACAGCGGGAAAACGCCATTCTGACGACATTCAATGAAGTCAATATGCAAGAGATCATCACGCTGCGTAATACCTATAAAGCGCGTTTTGAAAAGCAACACGGGGTAAAACTGGGTTTTATGTCGTTTTTTGTCAAAGCGACCAGTCACGCACTCCGTCAATTCCCTATCGTTAATGCCGCTATTGATGGGCAGAACATCATCTGGCGTGACTACTGTGACATAGGCATCGCGGTTAGCAGCGCACGTGGATTGATGGTTCCGATATTACGTAATGCTGAATTGCTGTCTCTGGCAGAAATCGAGCGCCAGATCAATGAGTACGCCGAATTAGCACGAGCAGGAAAACTACCGCTGGAAGCTTTACAGGGCGGCACATTTTCCATCACTAACGGCGGCACTTTCGGTTCCATGATGTCAACACCAATCATCAACCCGCCCCAGTCTGCCATTTTAGGGATGCACGCCATCACGCCACGCCCGGTAGCAGAAAACGATTGTGTCGTTATTCGCCCGATGATGTACCTGGCGCTGAGTTACGACCATCGCCTGATTGACGGCCAGGAAGCCGTACAAACACTAGCGACGATTAAACGCCTGCTGGAAGCGCCTGCACAGCTTTTGCTGGATATCTGA